The proteins below are encoded in one region of Pomacea canaliculata isolate SZHN2017 linkage group LG7, ASM307304v1, whole genome shotgun sequence:
- the LOC112567881 gene encoding uncharacterized protein LOC112567881, which translates to MAIQWLRCGHHVYVVCTCWESSIASMMLYHLLLQTVKTQQSAGVSPGQPHLLLYDLYKSEEVEKAVNDLSQAARGGSLYIIADEASGSEYFHTVCYKLLTQVPDLHLWAASCFHGDAPAGFQVEYLTRPLRSPPAVVREVKKDEIITEHRDVLPYSERGVPDHTDGPPVKILSHRGKGHSGVWPGDCVTCGRDVASFLHSLRVGVTENVTTTATTVTSTNGGTTPPCLQWRDVLVLYLKDISDDSGMMKELKEAGIPVRMMKDDNIEDVATARCDVVWVTSGQRVCGLERKVVVCLEDQVLSRFCCMSRCTSQLLIIYC; encoded by the exons atggccatacagtggctgcggtgtggtcaccacgtctacgttgtctgTACTTGCTGGGAGAGTAGTATAGCGTCCATGatgctgtatcacctgttgctgcagacagtaaagacacaacagtcagcaggtgtatcacccggtcagcctcacctcctgctgtaTGATCTTTATAAAAGTGAAGaagtggagaaggccgtcaacgacttgtcacaggcagcaagaggagggtcgttgtacatcatcgctgatgaagcgaGCGG gtcAGAATACTTCCACACTGTGTGttacaagctgctgacacaagttcctgatctccatctttgggcggcaagttgtttccatggagacgcacccgccggctttcaagtggaatatttaaccagacccctccgctctccaccggccgtcgtcagggaagtcaaGAAGGACGAGATTATCACTGAACACCGTGATGTcctgccgtacagtgagcgaggtgtgcccgaccacacagacggcccgccagtcaagATACTGTCTCACCGAGGTAAAGGTCACTCAGGTGTCtggccaggtgactgtgtgacgtgcggtcgtgacgtggccagcttcctacacagtctccgtgttggtgttacag agaatgtcacgacaacagccacGACCGTCACCTCCACCAACGGCGGCACAACTCCgccctgcctgcagtggagagacgtgctggtgttgtacttgAAAGACATTAGTGACGACTCGGGTATGATGAAGGAACTgaaagaagcgggtatcccagtgcggatGATGAAGGACGATAACATCGAGGACGTTGCCACGGCCCgctgtgacgtggtgtgggtgacgagtgGACAgcgtgtttgtggtctggagagaaaagttgtcgtctgtctggaggaTCAAGTTTTATCCCGGTTCTGCTGCATgtcccggtgtacgtcacaacttcTGATTATCTACTGTTAG